GGGACCAGGATGAGGCGATGAATGAGCGCCGGGATAGCAAAGCCCTTGACGTCATCGGGGAGCACATAGTCCCGGCCTTCAAGGGCAGCGCGGGCCATGGACAGTTTGAGAAGCGCCAGGGACCCCCTGGGACTCGCCCCGACATTCACCCTCGTCTCCCGTCGCGTTTCACTCACCAGGTCCACAATGTACCGTTCAATATCCGGATCAATATAGACCTCCTCCACGGCCTGCCGCATGTCCAGGATCTGACGTCGGTTGGTTATCCGATCCAGTTCGATCTCATCTTGCTGTCGGCTCTTACGGCGTCTTAATATTTCCTGTTCCTCCTCGGACGAGGGATAGCCCACGGAAAGCTTCATAAGGAAACGGTCAAGCTGAGCCTCAGGCAGGGGAAAGGTCCCTTCATACTCAATCGGGTTTTGAGTCGCCATGACAATGAAGGGTTCAGGAAGCTTCATGGTCTCGCCCTCAAAGGTGACCTGGCCTTCCTGCATTGCCTCCAGTAAGGCTGAC
This window of the Deltaproteobacteria bacterium genome carries:
- a CDS encoding MoxR family ATPase, which produces MAFEVTDVSALSSRIIAEVERAVVGKTFLLQTIMASVLAGGHILLEDYPGLAKTLIAKSFATVLGLDFKRIQFTPDLLPGDITGGYIYDRAHNRFELRKGPVFANIILADEINRASPKTQSALLEAMQEGQVTFEGETMKLPEPFIVMATQNPIEYEGTFPLPEAQLDRFLMKLSVGYPSSEEEQEILRRRKSRQQDEIELDRITNRRQILDMRQAVEEVYIDPDIERYIVDLVSETRRETRVNVGASPRGSLALLKLSMARAALEGRDYVLPDDVKGFAIPALIHRLILVPDLWMKIDAACDVIESVLNYVSVPVIEGV